A stretch of the Janthinobacterium sp. B9-8 genome encodes the following:
- a CDS encoding HutD/Ves family protein, whose translation MASVLRHSDLPVQAWKNGGGLTSEIVIFPKDASLADFDWRISMATVGVDGGFSEFTGIDRSLALLAGKGLALQFADQAPLQLMPRDEPLRFAGETQVYARLLQGEVLDFNVMTRRGRYQHCLRQQIFSQPEAWPFAGEGSLLFLAAGESVLCRKGELQFVLKPFDSLYLSADDAGEWLLVPYGEVCLLVAELEKC comes from the coding sequence ATGGCTAGCGTATTGCGTCACTCTGATTTACCCGTGCAAGCTTGGAAAAACGGCGGCGGGCTAACGTCAGAAATCGTTATTTTTCCGAAAGACGCTAGCTTGGCTGATTTTGACTGGCGCATCAGTATGGCCACGGTGGGGGTGGATGGTGGTTTTTCAGAGTTCACGGGTATTGATCGCAGCCTTGCCTTGCTGGCGGGTAAGGGGCTGGCTTTGCAATTTGCTGATCAAGCACCGTTGCAGCTGATGCCAAGAGACGAGCCGCTACGTTTTGCTGGCGAAACCCAAGTTTATGCGCGTTTATTGCAGGGTGAAGTACTTGATTTTAATGTAATGACGCGGCGCGGCAGATATCAGCATTGTTTACGTCAGCAGATTTTCAGCCAGCCTGAGGCATGGCCTTTTGCCGGGGAGGGCAGTTTATTATTTTTGGCTGCGGGGGAGTCTGTGTTGTGCAGAAAGGGCGAGCTGCAGTTTGTTTTAAAGCCTTTTGATAGCTTGTATCTCAGTGCAGACGACGCTGGCGAGTGGCTGTTAGTTCCCTATGGCGAGGTGTGCCTTCTGGTGGCTGAGTTGGAAAAATGCTGA
- a CDS encoding YkgJ family cysteine cluster protein: MSHDCQSCGACCAHFRVSFYWGETDSAPGGIVPARLTIPIHSIYVAMRGTDRHPSHCIALAGKVGEQVSCGIYSQRSSSCKEVMAGDEQCNKARRAYNLGPIIDRPSRIELV, from the coding sequence ATGAGTCATGATTGCCAGAGCTGTGGCGCGTGCTGCGCTCACTTTCGGGTTTCGTTTTACTGGGGAGAAACCGATTCTGCCCCTGGCGGCATAGTGCCTGCCAGGCTCACCATACCTATCCATTCTATTTATGTCGCCATGCGCGGCACAGACCGCCATCCCAGCCATTGCATCGCCTTAGCAGGAAAAGTGGGCGAACAAGTAAGCTGCGGCATCTACAGCCAGCGCTCGAGTAGCTGCAAAGAAGTGATGGCTGGGGACGAGCAATGTAATAAGGCAAGGCGAGCTTACAATCTGGGCCCGATTATTGATCGGCCCAGTCGTATTGAGCTGGTTTAA
- the sbcD gene encoding exonuclease subunit SbcD codes for MKIIHTSDWHLGQHFMGKTRQAEHQAFLDWLLASAITHNADAILVAGDIFDTGSPPSYARELYNHFIVALSKTGARLIILGGNHDSVATLGESKSLLAELNTSVIPGVAADQATQVLLLRQKDGSAGAVLCAIPFIRARDVQQSVAGQSSDEKQLSLQEGIFQHYQTLYQRALDTRMELGLPTLPIIATGHLTTVGASASESVREIYVGALEAFPTSAFPPADYIALGHIHRPQKVGGFEHIRYCGSPIPLSFDEAKQAKEVLLVSLNHEGLQAVEPLAIPRFQALISLRGNLAELESAIGALASKESKNESIWLEVLVSSDDYLSDLQSRIEELTKGTQIEVLRIRRERGNAASTWQADSKETLAELSPADVFAQRIASEEIKAPLLIELEKRYAQTVTMLQEAKA; via the coding sequence ATGAAAATCATCCACACCTCGGACTGGCATCTGGGCCAGCATTTTATGGGCAAGACGCGCCAGGCTGAGCATCAGGCTTTTTTAGACTGGCTGCTGGCTAGCGCAATCACCCACAATGCCGATGCAATTCTGGTGGCAGGGGATATTTTCGATACGGGTTCGCCGCCTAGTTATGCCCGCGAGCTTTACAACCACTTTATTGTGGCCCTCAGCAAAACCGGCGCTAGGCTGATTATTTTAGGGGGGAATCATGACTCGGTTGCCACTTTGGGCGAAAGCAAATCACTGCTTGCCGAGCTAAACACCAGCGTGATCCCCGGAGTGGCAGCGGATCAAGCTACGCAGGTTTTGCTGCTCAGGCAAAAAGACGGCAGCGCTGGAGCCGTTTTATGCGCGATTCCTTTTATCCGCGCGCGCGATGTGCAGCAAAGCGTGGCGGGGCAAAGCAGCGATGAAAAGCAGCTCAGCTTGCAAGAGGGTATTTTTCAGCACTACCAAACGCTATATCAGCGTGCATTGGATACGCGCATGGAGCTAGGATTGCCAACCTTGCCCATCATCGCCACCGGCCATCTCACCACGGTTGGCGCAAGCGCCAGTGAATCGGTGCGTGAGATTTATGTTGGCGCGCTGGAAGCCTTCCCCACCAGCGCCTTTCCACCTGCTGACTATATTGCGCTGGGGCATATTCATCGCCCGCAAAAAGTCGGCGGCTTTGAGCATATCCGCTACTGCGGCTCGCCGATTCCACTAAGCTTTGATGAAGCTAAACAGGCCAAAGAAGTGCTGCTGGTCAGCTTAAACCATGAAGGTTTACAAGCAGTTGAGCCACTCGCCATCCCTCGCTTTCAAGCGCTTATCTCCTTACGCGGCAACTTGGCCGAGCTGGAATCAGCCATCGGCGCCTTGGCAAGTAAGGAATCAAAAAACGAATCGATCTGGCTGGAAGTGCTGGTCAGCAGCGATGATTACCTTAGCGACTTACAAAGCCGCATAGAAGAGCTGACTAAAGGCACGCAGATAGAAGTGCTGCGCATCCGCAGAGAGCGCGGTAATGCTGCCAGCACTTGGCAAGCGGATAGCAAGGAGACCTTGGCCGAGCTAAGCCCTGCCGATGTATTTGCCCAGCGCATCGCCAGCGAAGAAATCAAAGCGCCACTCTTGATCGAGCTGGAAAAACGCTACGCACAAACCGTCACCATGTTGCAGGAGGCCAAGGCATGA
- a CDS encoding sodium-dependent transporter has product MTTRSNWGSKLGFVLAAAGSAIGLGAIWKFPYVTAMNGGGVFLLLFLFFSFTLGLAQMVVEFTLGRSAQTGPVGMFRKLAGKSWPLIGMMGIFAGFVLYSFYSVVGGWTLAYLALAMDGSVLTTDTKVLKDTFEHYVSNPFWPILTHGIFVLATLGIVIGGIEKGIERASKLLMPGLFIIMLILIARSLTLPGAWQGVVAFFAPDFSKLTPAMVVDALGLAFFSLSLGTGGMIAYGSYVKQETPVLHSAAWVVGLSCTVAILAGLMIFPALFAFKLDPSAGPGLTFMTMPVVFASLPFGQIFAIAFFALLSVAALTSSVSMLELIATLFLDEYKLPRRKVILGLSLAVFLCGIPASLSFGPWADVKFFGKTIFDLMDYSVSNVMMPLGGIGVALFAGWRVWPLLEEHSGLAGLPLFGLKWSCRVVAPLSIAVILVKNL; this is encoded by the coding sequence ATGACTACTCGCTCTAACTGGGGCTCTAAGCTGGGATTCGTGCTTGCTGCGGCAGGCTCGGCCATTGGCCTTGGGGCCATTTGGAAATTCCCTTACGTGACTGCCATGAATGGCGGCGGCGTGTTTTTACTGCTGTTTTTATTTTTTAGCTTCACCCTGGGCCTTGCCCAAATGGTGGTGGAATTTACGCTGGGCCGTAGCGCGCAAACGGGGCCTGTCGGGATGTTTCGCAAGCTGGCGGGTAAATCCTGGCCGCTGATTGGCATGATGGGAATTTTTGCGGGCTTTGTGCTCTACAGCTTTTACAGCGTAGTGGGCGGCTGGACGCTGGCTTACCTTGCGCTGGCCATGGATGGCTCGGTGCTGACTACCGACACCAAGGTGCTAAAAGATACTTTCGAGCATTATGTATCTAATCCTTTCTGGCCGATTTTGACCCACGGCATATTTGTACTGGCGACGCTGGGCATTGTGATTGGCGGCATCGAAAAAGGCATTGAGCGCGCCAGCAAATTGCTGATGCCCGGCCTGTTTATCATCATGCTGATTTTGATCGCCCGCTCGCTGACGCTGCCCGGCGCATGGCAGGGCGTGGTGGCTTTCTTTGCTCCTGATTTCTCTAAGCTGACTCCTGCTATGGTCGTCGATGCCTTGGGTCTGGCGTTTTTCTCGCTGTCTTTAGGCACGGGTGGCATGATTGCTTACGGCTCTTACGTAAAGCAAGAAACACCGGTATTGCACTCCGCAGCTTGGGTGGTGGGGCTTTCTTGCACCGTGGCGATTTTGGCCGGGCTGATGATTTTCCCCGCGCTGTTTGCCTTTAAGCTTGATCCAAGTGCAGGCCCGGGCCTGACCTTTATGACCATGCCGGTGGTGTTTGCCAGCCTGCCCTTTGGACAAATCTTTGCCATCGCCTTCTTTGCCCTGCTCTCGGTGGCTGCGCTGACGTCTTCGGTGTCGATGCTCGAGCTGATTGCCACGCTATTTCTGGATGAATACAAACTGCCACGCCGCAAAGTGATTCTTGGCTTGTCCCTGGCAGTTTTCCTCTGTGGTATCCCCGCATCGCTATCTTTTGGCCCTTGGGCGGATGTGAAGTTCTTTGGCAAAACTATTTTTGATCTGATGGATTACAGCGTCTCCAATGTGATGATGCCGCTAGGCGGAATCGGCGTGGCACTGTTCGCAGGATGGCGCGTATGGCCGCTATTGGAAGAGCACTCCGGCCTAGCCGGCCTGCCACTCTTCGGCCTGAAATGGAGCTGCCGCGTAGTCGCGCCTTTATCCATTGCGGTGATTTTGGTGAAGAATCTTTGA
- a CDS encoding zinc-ribbon domain-containing protein — protein MHSNAQCPHCGASISEGAVYCLSCSTHLIE, from the coding sequence TTGCATTCCAATGCGCAATGTCCGCATTGTGGGGCAAGTATTAGCGAAGGCGCAGTATATTGCCTCTCCTGTAGTACTCATCTTATTGAGTAG
- a CDS encoding collagenase produces MRVKKLINKRSTQAGLLAIALASMMAACVTTGSDGAAEASPPPAASQQGQSEHAPVLGEQPSRPFGLPPQAGATIWPPNKARGQAMGASAALIYAECDQRLFTLSGAALASYVATVEGRCINRLFDGDAATYPVISAVNMQAVAQEARLRASQWDPRKPNGLWPLATFLKAGYFTQYSHAKEVGEYGRLVDQPVMQVVSALADNPALWMNPVEAASQSNEAWLRQNDARQTVSETMILADSVRQPEYALPLLATFFGHYRGPLKQSYAQFALHPMQTTLFNMHGQSGFDQKVAAGQLDGLVTSLAAILRQGRAAFVDEQMFLNTLRETGRFMLYPKTTPLAEPAVALHLSAERYSAIWAEAVYALKKIAKVPCDRYNICNAEAELKTRLFPNRWSFDNGNLVFETPLSRKEVEPLYYAMKQVEAQLKRVSGVREPVKDDPNARLRMVIYGTKTDYGRYQGLLNDLSTDNGGIYIENGATFYTFERTSQESTLSLEELVRHEYVHYLSGRFIQPGMWGSSEFFRDSRRMPWYDEGFAEFMAWSTSREGIKVRGHVVDVVANNWPASFQTPAQIMRSSYSDGWDFYSHSALWFYFLHRNEPGILADVLLQLRRDDVKGFDALVKRLGADTALSARFKDFVEQQVTLQRAGKLGDTSTIEGIDWLAQSAWQLGDAAHIQALISKELPVACRIWAEGAGSELRRFECTGSLGIRASTLTQAHQESEVLLNKALQNLQGRANNMLAVNCFASDYQLDAHRAALRCEGPLAKGTGPAPTLTPTPPVQPTMVPTSPPTRPTPTAVPKPTAPPTRPSPLPTTTPTSPPVNPNTLALLQTRFSGTGRCLRVTLKANQQLDRFVLVNSAKLGRINFAEYGSFTYRRDADQAGLADSITVRLQRGAEFKDIRVVLDAKPVNQSEEACWAGA; encoded by the coding sequence ATGCGTGTAAAAAAGTTAATAAATAAGCGAAGTACACAGGCTGGTTTGCTGGCCATTGCACTTGCCAGCATGATGGCCGCTTGCGTAACGACGGGCAGCGATGGTGCGGCGGAGGCCAGCCCGCCACCCGCAGCAAGCCAGCAGGGGCAATCAGAGCATGCCCCTGTTCTGGGCGAGCAGCCTAGCCGTCCTTTTGGTTTGCCGCCTCAGGCCGGGGCAACAATATGGCCGCCTAATAAGGCTAGGGGGCAGGCGATGGGTGCATCGGCAGCGCTCATTTATGCAGAATGTGATCAGCGCTTGTTTACTTTGTCTGGCGCGGCCTTGGCTAGCTATGTGGCTACGGTAGAGGGGCGATGCATTAACCGTCTTTTTGATGGTGACGCTGCAACCTACCCAGTGATCTCGGCTGTAAATATGCAGGCTGTGGCTCAGGAGGCGCGTTTGCGCGCCAGCCAGTGGGATCCGCGTAAGCCCAATGGCCTCTGGCCCTTGGCGACTTTTTTAAAAGCAGGCTATTTCACCCAGTACAGCCATGCTAAAGAAGTGGGCGAATATGGCCGCTTGGTGGATCAGCCTGTCATGCAGGTGGTGAGTGCGCTGGCTGATAATCCGGCATTGTGGATGAACCCGGTAGAAGCCGCATCTCAATCGAATGAAGCATGGTTGCGCCAGAATGATGCGCGGCAAACCGTGAGCGAGACGATGATTCTGGCTGATTCGGTGCGCCAGCCAGAATATGCACTTCCGCTCCTTGCTACATTCTTTGGCCATTACCGTGGCCCGCTCAAACAAAGCTATGCCCAGTTTGCGCTGCATCCTATGCAAACTACTTTATTTAATATGCATGGCCAGAGCGGCTTTGATCAGAAGGTGGCCGCTGGCCAGCTCGATGGTTTAGTGACGTCTTTGGCGGCTATTTTGCGCCAGGGCCGGGCGGCGTTTGTGGATGAGCAGATGTTTTTAAACACGCTGCGTGAAACCGGCCGCTTTATGCTTTACCCAAAAACGACGCCCTTGGCCGAGCCTGCGGTAGCTCTCCATCTTAGTGCAGAGCGTTATTCGGCAATCTGGGCAGAAGCTGTATATGCCTTGAAGAAAATCGCTAAAGTGCCTTGCGATCGTTACAATATTTGCAATGCCGAAGCTGAGCTTAAAACCCGCTTATTTCCAAATCGCTGGTCATTTGATAATGGCAATCTGGTATTTGAAACCCCGCTAAGCCGCAAGGAAGTAGAGCCGCTGTATTACGCCATGAAGCAGGTTGAGGCGCAGCTTAAGCGGGTAAGCGGTGTACGCGAGCCAGTTAAAGATGATCCAAATGCACGTTTACGCATGGTGATTTACGGTACAAAAACCGACTACGGCCGCTATCAGGGCTTACTCAACGATTTATCCACCGATAACGGTGGCATCTATATTGAAAACGGCGCTACTTTTTATACCTTTGAGCGCACCAGTCAGGAAAGCACGCTGTCTTTAGAAGAGCTTGTCCGCCACGAATATGTGCATTATTTATCCGGCCGCTTTATTCAGCCCGGCATGTGGGGATCCAGCGAATTCTTCCGTGATAGCCGCCGTATGCCTTGGTATGACGAAGGCTTTGCCGAATTTATGGCGTGGAGCACTTCGCGTGAGGGCATTAAAGTGCGCGGCCATGTGGTGGATGTGGTAGCGAATAACTGGCCAGCCAGCTTTCAAACGCCAGCGCAAATTATGCGTTCCAGTTATAGCGATGGCTGGGATTTCTACAGCCATTCGGCGCTGTGGTTCTACTTTCTGCATCGCAATGAGCCAGGTATTCTGGCCGATGTGCTGCTGCAATTAAGAAGAGACGATGTAAAAGGTTTTGATGCGCTGGTTAAACGCTTAGGTGCTGATACGGCCTTAAGCGCTCGGTTTAAAGACTTTGTAGAGCAGCAGGTCACTTTACAACGTGCAGGCAAGCTGGGAGACACCTCAACCATCGAGGGCATCGATTGGCTGGCTCAATCGGCTTGGCAGCTGGGTGATGCGGCACACATTCAGGCTTTAATCAGCAAGGAGCTGCCTGTGGCTTGCCGTATCTGGGCGGAAGGGGCAGGCAGCGAGCTGCGCCGCTTTGAATGCACAGGTTCCTTAGGCATTCGTGCAAGCACGCTGACACAAGCACATCAGGAAAGCGAAGTCTTGTTGAATAAAGCGCTGCAAAACTTGCAAGGCCGCGCCAATAATATGCTGGCTGTTAATTGCTTTGCCAGCGATTATCAGCTGGATGCGCATCGTGCGGCGTTGCGCTGCGAAGGCCCGTTGGCTAAGGGCACGGGCCCAGCGCCAACTCTTACGCCGACACCACCAGTTCAACCAACAATGGTGCCGACCAGCCCGCCAACACGGCCCACGCCAACGGCTGTACCAAAACCGACTGCGCCTCCAACACGGCCTAGCCCATTGCCAACCACTACGCCAACATCGCCACCCGTTAATCCAAATACTCTGGCCTTGTTGCAAACGCGCTTTAGTGGCACAGGCCGTTGCCTGCGCGTTACGCTAAAGGCTAATCAGCAGCTTGATCGCTTTGTGCTGGTGAATTCGGCCAAGCTTGGGCGGATTAATTTTGCTGAATATGGCAGCTTCACCTATCGGCGTGATGCAGATCAGGCAGGGCTGGCAGACAGCATTACTGTTCGCCTGCAGCGCGGGGCAGAGTTCAAAGATATCCGTGTGGTGCTGGATGCAAAACCAGTAAATCAAAGTGAAGAGGCTTGCTGGGCAGGGGCTTAA